In Streptomyces sp. SID8374, one genomic interval encodes:
- a CDS encoding ABC transporter ATP-binding protein has translation MTTMEKTANVPAPRGEEDHQGPLLEVRDLHVEFHTREGVAKAVNGVNYTVDAGETLAVLGESGSGKSVTAQAIMGILDMPPGRIPQGEILFRGKDMLTMPEEERRKIRGRKVAMIFQDALSSLNPVLTVGYQLGEMFRVHLGMSKKDAKLKAIELMDRVRIPAAKERVDDYPHQFSGGMRQRIMIAMALALEPDLIIADEPTTALDVTVQAQVMDLLAELQREYNMGLILITHDLGVVADVADKIAVMYAGRIVETAPVHELYSRPSHPYTRGLLDSIPRLDQKGQELYAIKGLPPNLTRIPPGCAFNPRCPKAEDICRTDVPPLHPVTERDGTDLPGRGSACHFWKETIHG, from the coding sequence GTGACCACCATGGAAAAAACTGCGAACGTCCCCGCCCCTCGCGGCGAGGAGGACCACCAGGGTCCGCTGCTCGAAGTCCGGGACCTGCACGTCGAGTTCCACACCCGCGAGGGTGTCGCCAAGGCGGTCAACGGTGTCAACTACACCGTCGACGCCGGTGAGACGCTGGCCGTGCTCGGCGAGTCCGGCTCCGGCAAGTCCGTGACCGCCCAGGCGATCATGGGCATCCTGGACATGCCGCCGGGCCGCATCCCGCAGGGGGAGATCCTCTTCCGCGGCAAGGACATGCTCACCATGCCCGAGGAGGAGCGCCGCAAGATCCGGGGCCGCAAGGTCGCGATGATCTTCCAGGACGCCCTGTCCTCGCTCAACCCGGTCCTGACCGTCGGCTACCAGCTCGGCGAGATGTTCCGCGTACACCTGGGCATGTCCAAGAAGGACGCCAAGCTCAAGGCCATCGAACTGATGGACCGGGTCCGCATCCCGGCGGCGAAGGAGCGGGTCGACGACTACCCGCACCAGTTCTCCGGCGGTATGCGCCAGCGCATCATGATCGCGATGGCGCTCGCCCTGGAGCCCGACCTGATCATCGCGGACGAGCCCACCACCGCCCTGGACGTCACCGTCCAGGCCCAGGTCATGGACCTGCTCGCGGAGCTTCAGCGCGAGTACAACATGGGGCTCATCCTGATCACCCACGACCTCGGCGTGGTCGCCGACGTCGCGGACAAGATCGCGGTGATGTACGCGGGCCGGATCGTGGAGACCGCTCCGGTGCACGAGCTCTACAGCCGCCCGTCGCACCCCTACACCCGCGGTCTCCTCGACTCGATCCCGCGTCTGGACCAGAAGGGCCAGGAGCTCTACGCGATCAAGGGCCTGCCGCCCAACCTGACGCGTATCCCCCCGGGTTGCGCGTTCAACCCCCGGTGTCCCAAGGCCGAGGACATCTGCCGTACGGACGTCCCGCCGCTGCACCCGGTCACCGAGCGCGACGGCACCGACCTGCCGGGCCGCGGAAGCGCGTGCCACTTCTGGAAGGAGACGATCCATGGCTGA
- a CDS encoding dipeptide ABC transporter ATP-binding protein: protein MAELDKESVDATPNVTEVETVDAATEEEAVAAIEAPVERGEPILQVRNLVKHFPLTQGILFKKQIGAVKAVDGISFDLFQGETLGIVGESGCGKSTVAKLLMMLEKATAGEVFYKGQDITKLSGRALKAVRRNIQMVFQDPYTSLNPRMTVGDIIGEPFEIHPEVAPKGDRRRKVQELLDVVGLNPEYINRYPHQFSGGQRQRIGIARGLALNPEIIICDEPVSALDVSVQAQVINLMEKLQDEFNLSYLFIAHDLSIVRHISDRVGVMYLGKMAEIGTDAQIYDHPTHPYTQALLSAVPVPDPSAREGRERIILTGDVPSPANPPSGCRFRTRCWKAEERCATEMPLLAIPERFVASGGPAAHESACHFAEEKDVVHAA, encoded by the coding sequence ATGGCTGAGCTCGACAAGGAGTCCGTGGACGCCACCCCTAACGTCACCGAGGTGGAGACGGTCGACGCCGCCACCGAAGAGGAGGCCGTCGCCGCCATCGAGGCGCCGGTGGAGCGGGGCGAGCCGATCCTCCAGGTGCGCAACCTGGTCAAGCACTTCCCGCTGACCCAGGGCATCCTCTTCAAGAAGCAGATCGGCGCGGTCAAGGCCGTGGACGGGATCTCCTTCGACCTCTTCCAGGGCGAGACCCTCGGCATCGTGGGCGAGTCCGGCTGTGGCAAGTCCACCGTCGCCAAGCTGCTCATGATGCTGGAGAAGGCGACCGCCGGCGAGGTCTTCTACAAGGGCCAGGACATCACCAAGCTGTCCGGGCGCGCGCTGAAGGCCGTGCGCCGCAACATCCAGATGGTGTTCCAGGACCCGTACACCTCGCTGAACCCGCGCATGACGGTCGGCGACATCATCGGGGAGCCGTTCGAGATCCACCCCGAGGTGGCTCCGAAGGGCGACCGGCGGCGCAAGGTCCAGGAGCTCCTGGACGTCGTCGGCCTGAACCCGGAGTACATCAACCGGTACCCGCACCAGTTCTCCGGCGGTCAGCGCCAGCGCATCGGCATCGCCCGCGGCCTCGCGCTCAACCCGGAGATCATCATCTGCGACGAGCCGGTCTCGGCGCTGGACGTGTCGGTGCAGGCGCAGGTCATCAACCTGATGGAGAAGCTCCAGGACGAGTTCAACCTCTCCTACCTCTTCATCGCGCACGACCTGTCCATCGTGCGGCACATCTCGGACCGGGTCGGCGTCATGTACCTCGGCAAGATGGCCGAGATCGGTACGGACGCGCAGATCTACGACCACCCGACGCACCCGTACACCCAGGCGCTGCTCTCCGCGGTGCCGGTGCCGGACCCCTCCGCGCGTGAGGGCCGCGAGCGGATCATCCTCACCGGTGACGTTCCGTCACCGGCGAACCCGCCCTCGGGCTGCCGCTTCCGCACCCGGTGCTGGAAGGCGGAGGAGCGCTGCGCCACGGAGATGCCGCTGCTGGCGATCCCCGAGCGCTTCGTCGCCTCGGGCGGCCCGGCCGCGCACGAGTCGGCGTGCCACTTCGCCGAGGAGAAGGACGTCGTTCACGCGGCGTAA